One Drosophila ananassae strain 14024-0371.13 chromosome XR, ASM1763931v2, whole genome shotgun sequence genomic window, CTATTTTGTTGAAACGAATTGTTAACAaacttattttaaatttattgattAAGCATTCACGCAACAGCcgtaatatttaaatgaaattatagtcgaaaaattatatatgtataaaccATATAGCGATTGATTAAGATCGATttcaaataaagaaaaaaacaatttcaaaaataataattttttaaagttttttttgtttattggcCTTAGCCCGACGTAGAATGGCGGAATGGTTTTTGAAAATCGCGGACAATGaatacttaaatatttattcagaTCAATGTTATTTTATATTACCAATATTTCTTAGCAcataaaataacaataaacgtttattatataaatatgttAAAATGTTTACGTTAAATAACGTTTATCAGATACTTACTAAAAATTTTCagattatttataaataaaatctttgaaaaaattatttaaaaaagcttCAAATTAGATTAATCGAAACTTTCACACTTTCACATACATATAACTCCGATAGTACTTTCTCTAGAACACGCGATAGTGTCATcctttgtttactttttgaAATGGAAGAAGATCTGACACGCGACGATATTCTGGAGCTCCTCAAAAAAGTAGGAAACCTAGGTCTAATCTTAACCAACCTGATCAGAATAACTGGCCAAGTCTTTATGTAGAGAGAGGTCTATTTGCCGAATGAGGAGAATGTAACTCTGGAAGAGCTGGAGGAGATATACTGGCGATTTGCGGTGCCCCAACCACAAAGGGATCCCCGCGATCGTCGTCATCACAGGGGAAAAGTCCGAAGTGTGAATCGAAATGAATTCCCCGGTCTCGGTCAGATGGAGCAACTGACGCAGCGCATTCAGTCGGTGGCCATGCTGGGCCATAAACGATCGCTGGTGGAAAACACGAGCGATAATGATAACCAGGCCAAGCAAATCAAGATCGACTTACCAGTGACCCCGGCAGAATTGCGCTGATAGCTTGGTGTGCTGGGAGAGTGTTAGGATTGTTGTTCTAGCCTATCAGTTGGTCTGCAATCTCCGGTCATGATGCACCTGCAGCTGTTCCTCCTTCTTTTCTTATCGCTGGCTTTCGGCGAGAAACTGCCCCTGGAGCCGGAATTTGATGGCGTTCAGGTGAGTTTTCAATACATTTTCTCGGGAAATCTGTACAAGATCAGTACTTCTTTTCACAGGGCATCCTCCGGCGCGGCGCCAATCGCGGAGACAAACTTCAGGTGTTCCAGAGCATCTGGGGTGCCATCCGGTCCGACTTCACCGAGGACACGGACAAAGTTAAAGGACTGTACGTCCAGCTGGGCAACTACATCCGCGACGAGA contains:
- the LOC6504961 gene encoding uncharacterized protein LOC6504961 — protein: MEEDLTRDDILELLKKREVYLPNEENVTLEELEEIYWRFAVPQPQRDPRDRRHHRGKVRSVNRNEFPGLGQMEQLTQRIQSVAMLGHKRSLVENTSDNDNQAKQIKIDLPVTPAELR